Proteins encoded within one genomic window of Mycolicibacterium aubagnense:
- a CDS encoding DUF222 domain-containing protein, with protein sequence MFEHVGIGAGGALVHDASVVDAISHSARVEARAASIRFAAIADLVALRVDDQGDRQWWACDGWDAAAAEVGAALGIGSREASGQMATAVALRDRLRRVAAVFADGGVSARTVGTICWRTRLVEDANTLAVLDAALAGRCVSGWVCPARRLRRRSTVGCISSIRLRC encoded by the coding sequence ATGTTCGAACATGTAGGGATCGGGGCCGGCGGTGCGCTGGTTCACGATGCTTCCGTGGTCGATGCCATCAGCCACAGTGCCCGGGTGGAAGCGCGGGCCGCGAGCATCCGCTTCGCGGCGATCGCTGACCTGGTCGCGTTGCGGGTTGATGATCAGGGTGATCGGCAGTGGTGGGCCTGTGATGGCTGGGATGCCGCGGCCGCTGAAGTCGGGGCCGCCTTGGGCATCGGGTCTCGGGAAGCGTCCGGGCAGATGGCGACCGCCGTCGCGTTGCGCGACCGCCTGCGTCGGGTGGCGGCGGTGTTTGCCGACGGTGGCGTCTCGGCACGAACGGTCGGCACGATCTGCTGGCGCACCCGCCTGGTGGAGGACGCCAACACACTGGCCGTGCTGGATGCGGCGTTGGCGGGGCGCTGTGTGAGTGGGTGGGTTTGTCCCGCAAGAAGATTGAGAAGAAGATCGACGGTTGGGTGCATAAGTTCGATCCGGCTGCGGTGCTGA
- a CDS encoding HNH endonuclease signature motif containing protein, producing MLNRVLTEMARQVCESDPRTFGQRRADALGVLAARGDRLACQCGSPDCAAAGPDARATAVVIHVLTDALPAPVADPLLSGDPAAPLTPLPPSPAPEPAPVNDAVPDAAPTPAPVLALAKASAPVRSPIGYMIGGAVVPPALLADLAARGATVRTVASATDLDGVPRYRPSTAIDEFVRMRAMTCMFPGCDQPATACDLDHTIPWPAGPTHPGNLSPKCRKHHLLKTFYGGPDGWRDRQQPDGTIVWTAPTGHTYTSVPESRILFPDKITDTPLPNPPPEVADLDTPPAPGRGIMMPTRRRTRAHDLAQQIAYERALNEADLHAAAAAQEAAARRRAELKAAREAEELQESTAQHTPTDTDIPPPL from the coding sequence TTGTTGAATCGGGTGTTGACGGAGATGGCCCGGCAGGTGTGTGAGAGCGATCCGCGCACCTTCGGGCAGCGCCGCGCGGATGCGTTGGGGGTGCTCGCCGCCCGCGGGGACCGGTTGGCCTGCCAGTGTGGCAGTCCCGATTGCGCGGCGGCCGGGCCGGATGCCCGCGCGACGGCGGTGGTGATCCATGTTCTGACCGATGCGCTGCCCGCGCCGGTGGCTGACCCGCTGCTCAGCGGGGATCCGGCCGCGCCCCTGACACCACTGCCGCCCTCGCCCGCACCTGAGCCGGCGCCGGTGAATGACGCTGTGCCTGACGCGGCGCCCACGCCGGCTCCGGTCCTCGCGCTCGCCAAAGCCTCGGCGCCGGTGCGGTCCCCGATCGGCTACATGATCGGCGGTGCCGTCGTGCCACCGGCGCTGCTGGCCGATCTGGCCGCGCGCGGCGCCACAGTCCGTACCGTCGCCTCCGCCACCGATCTCGACGGAGTGCCCCGGTACCGGCCCTCGACCGCGATCGACGAATTCGTTCGGATGCGGGCGATGACGTGCATGTTCCCCGGCTGCGATCAGCCCGCCACCGCCTGCGACCTCGACCACACGATCCCGTGGCCGGCCGGGCCGACCCATCCGGGCAACCTCAGCCCGAAATGCCGCAAACACCACCTACTCAAAACCTTCTACGGCGGCCCCGACGGCTGGCGGGACCGTCAACAACCTGACGGCACCATCGTGTGGACCGCACCCACCGGCCACACCTACACCAGCGTGCCGGAAAGTCGAATCCTGTTCCCCGACAAGATCACCGACACACCCTTGCCGAACCCACCACCAGAGGTCGCTGATCTCGATACCCCACCGGCCCCCGGCCGGGGCATCATGATGCCCACCCGCCGCCGCACCCGCGCCCACGACCTCGCCCAGCAGATCGCCTACGAACGCGCCCTCAACGAAGCCGACCTCCACGCCGCAGCAGCCGCCCAAGAAGCCGCCGCCCGCAGACGAGCGGAACTGAAAGCCGCTCGCGAGGCCGAAGAGCTACAAGAATCCACCGCGCAACACACCCCCACAGACACCGACATCCCGCCGCCACTCTGA
- a CDS encoding dTMP kinase — protein MLIAIEGVDGAGKNTLTQGLRAQFEARGKSVTSVAFPRYGRSVEADIAAEALHGRHGDLAESVYAMAMLFALDRAGAKAEIAAMNDAHDVVILDRYVASNAAYSAARLHQDADGDVVAWVRQLEFERLALPVPDWQLYLNVPTDLAAARAARREAHDAARTRDAYERDGGLQDRTAAVYTALAAENWVGRWALVAPDVDPGELATTLLG, from the coding sequence GTGCTGATCGCAATCGAAGGCGTTGACGGTGCGGGGAAGAACACTCTGACCCAGGGGTTGCGCGCGCAGTTCGAGGCCCGCGGCAAGTCGGTGACCTCTGTGGCGTTCCCGCGGTACGGCCGTTCGGTCGAGGCGGACATCGCCGCCGAGGCGCTGCACGGCCGGCACGGCGACCTCGCCGAGTCGGTGTATGCCATGGCGATGCTGTTCGCCCTCGACCGGGCGGGCGCCAAGGCTGAGATCGCCGCGATGAACGACGCGCATGATGTTGTGATCCTCGATCGATACGTCGCTTCCAACGCCGCGTACAGCGCGGCGCGGCTGCATCAGGACGCGGATGGAGACGTGGTGGCCTGGGTGCGGCAGCTGGAGTTCGAGCGGTTGGCGTTGCCGGTGCCGGACTGGCAGCTGTACCTGAATGTGCCGACCGACCTCGCCGCGGCAAGGGCGGCGCGCCGGGAAGCTCACGATGCCGCCCGGACTCGTGACGCCTACGAGCGTGACGGGGGTCTGCAGGACCGCACAGCTGCGGTGTACACCGCGCTGGCGGCCGAAAACTGGGTCGGCCGTTGGGCTTTGGTTGCTCCGGACGTGGATCCGGGGGAGTTGGCCACGACGCTGCTGGGCTGA
- the mtrA gene encoding two-component system response regulator MtrA, with amino-acid sequence MDAMRQRILVVDDDPSLAEMLTIVLRGEGFDTAVIGDGSQALTAVRELRPDLVLLDLMLPGMNGIDVCRVLRADSGVPIVMLTAKTDTVDVVLGLESGADDYVMKPFKPKELVARVRARLRRNDDEPAEMLSIADIDIDVPAHKVTRQGEQISLTPLEFDLLVALARKPRQVFTRDVLLEQVWGYRHPADTRLVNVHVQRLRAKVEKDPENPQVVLTVRGVGYKAGPP; translated from the coding sequence ATGGACGCCATGAGGCAACGCATTCTGGTCGTCGACGACGACCCATCTCTGGCCGAGATGCTCACCATCGTGCTGCGGGGCGAAGGCTTCGACACCGCCGTCATCGGTGACGGCAGCCAGGCGCTGACTGCGGTCCGTGAGCTGCGCCCCGACCTGGTGCTGTTGGACCTCATGCTGCCTGGAATGAACGGCATCGACGTGTGCCGTGTGCTGCGCGCCGACTCGGGCGTGCCGATCGTCATGCTGACCGCCAAGACCGACACGGTCGACGTGGTCCTGGGCCTGGAGTCCGGCGCCGACGACTACGTCATGAAGCCGTTCAAGCCGAAGGAACTGGTGGCGCGGGTGCGGGCACGGTTGCGCCGCAACGACGATGAGCCGGCAGAGATGCTGTCCATCGCCGACATTGACATCGATGTGCCGGCCCACAAGGTGACCCGTCAAGGTGAGCAGATCTCGCTGACGCCGCTGGAGTTCGACCTGCTCGTCGCGCTCGCCCGGAAGCCGCGACAGGTCTTCACTCGTGATGTGCTGCTCGAACAGGTGTGGGGTTACCGGCACCCGGCAGACACCCGCCTGGTGAACGTCCACGTGCAGCGGCTGCGGGCCAAGGTCGAGAAGGACCCGGAGAACCCGCAGGTGGTGCTGACCGTTCGAGGAGTGGGATACAAGGCCGGACCGCCGTGA
- a CDS encoding rubredoxin, producing MSAYACPGCGYVYDEAKGAPREGFPAGTAWDDVPDDWCCPDCAVREKVDFESVGASEATGSARGVSS from the coding sequence ATGAGCGCGTACGCCTGCCCAGGCTGTGGTTACGTCTATGACGAGGCCAAAGGGGCTCCGCGTGAAGGATTTCCGGCCGGCACGGCGTGGGACGATGTCCCCGACGACTGGTGCTGCCCGGACTGCGCGGTCCGCGAGAAGGTCGATTTCGAGTCCGTCGGGGCGAGTGAAGCGACGGGAAGTGCAAGAGGAGTGAGTTCATGA
- a CDS encoding rubredoxin: MSEPFKKFVCLQCGFEYDEEKGWPEDGIAPGTRWADIPEDWSCPDCGAAKADFDMVEVVAS, translated from the coding sequence ATGAGCGAGCCGTTCAAGAAGTTCGTCTGCCTGCAGTGCGGCTTCGAGTACGACGAGGAGAAGGGCTGGCCGGAAGACGGCATCGCCCCGGGCACCCGCTGGGCCGACATCCCCGAGGACTGGAGCTGCCCGGACTGCGGCGCCGCCAAGGCCGACTTCGACATGGTGGAGGTCGTGGCGTCGTGA
- the ahcY gene encoding adenosylhomocysteinase: protein MTELKADVRNGIDYKVADLSEAEFGRKEIRLAEHEMPGLMALRREYHDVQPLKGARISGSLHMTVQTAVLIETLVALGAEVRWASCNIFSTQDHAAAAVVVGPHGTVEEPKGTPVFAWKGETLEEYWWCAEQMLTWDGEPCNMILDDGGDATMLVLRGAQWEKAGVVPPAEEDDSAEWKVFLELVRNGFENDKTKWTKIAESVKGVTEETTTGVLRLYQFAAAGELAFPAINVNDSVTKSKFDNKYGTRHSLIDGINRGTDVLIGGKKVLICGYGDVGKGCAESLAGQGARVQVTEIDPINALQALMDGYDVVTVEEAIGNADIVVTSTGNKDIILLDHMKAMKDKAILGNIGHFDNEIDMAALERSGATKLNIKPQVDLWTFGDTGKAIIVLSEGRLLNLGNATGHPSFVMSNSFSNQVIAQIELWTKNDEYDNEVYRLAKHLDEKVARIHVEALGGSLTKLTKDQAEYIGVDVEGPYKPEHYRY, encoded by the coding sequence ATGACGGAATTGAAGGCAGACGTCCGTAACGGCATCGACTACAAGGTTGCCGACCTGTCCGAGGCCGAGTTCGGCCGCAAGGAGATTCGCCTCGCCGAGCACGAGATGCCGGGTCTGATGGCGCTGCGCCGCGAATACCACGACGTTCAGCCGCTCAAGGGCGCGCGCATCTCCGGCTCGCTGCACATGACGGTGCAGACCGCGGTGCTGATCGAGACGCTTGTTGCGCTCGGTGCTGAAGTTCGATGGGCGTCGTGCAACATCTTCTCCACCCAGGACCACGCGGCCGCAGCCGTCGTCGTCGGCCCGCACGGCACCGTCGAGGAGCCCAAGGGCACCCCGGTCTTTGCTTGGAAGGGCGAGACGCTGGAGGAGTACTGGTGGTGCGCCGAGCAGATGCTCACCTGGGACGGCGAGCCCTGCAACATGATCCTGGACGACGGTGGCGACGCCACCATGCTGGTGCTGCGCGGCGCGCAGTGGGAGAAGGCGGGCGTCGTGCCTCCGGCCGAGGAAGACGACTCGGCCGAGTGGAAGGTCTTCCTGGAGCTGGTCCGCAACGGCTTCGAGAACGACAAGACCAAGTGGACCAAGATCGCCGAGTCGGTCAAGGGCGTCACCGAGGAGACCACCACGGGCGTGCTGCGCCTGTACCAGTTCGCCGCCGCCGGTGAGCTGGCCTTCCCGGCCATCAACGTCAACGACTCGGTCACCAAGAGCAAGTTCGACAACAAGTACGGCACCCGCCACTCGCTGATCGACGGCATCAACCGCGGTACCGACGTGCTGATCGGTGGCAAGAAGGTGCTGATCTGTGGCTACGGCGACGTCGGCAAGGGCTGTGCCGAGTCGCTGGCCGGCCAGGGCGCCCGCGTCCAGGTAACCGAGATCGACCCGATCAACGCGCTGCAGGCGCTGATGGACGGCTACGACGTGGTGACCGTCGAGGAGGCGATCGGCAACGCCGACATCGTCGTCACCTCGACGGGCAACAAGGACATCATCCTGCTCGACCACATGAAGGCCATGAAGGACAAGGCCATCCTGGGCAACATCGGCCACTTCGACAACGAGATCGACATGGCCGCCCTGGAGCGTTCCGGTGCCACCAAGCTGAACATCAAGCCGCAGGTCGACCTGTGGACCTTCGGCGACACCGGCAAGGCGATCATCGTGCTGTCCGAGGGCCGTCTGCTCAACCTGGGCAACGCCACCGGCCACCCGTCGTTCGTGATGTCGAACTCGTTCTCCAACCAGGTCATCGCCCAGATCGAGCTGTGGACCAAGAACGACGAGTACGACAACGAGGTCTACCGCCTGGCCAAGCACCTCGACGAGAAGGTCGCGCGTATCCACGTCGAGGCTCTCGGCGGCTCGCTGACCAAGCTGACCAAGGACCAGGCCGAGTACATCGGCGTCGACGTCGAAGGCCCGTACAAGCCGGAGCACTACCGCTACTGA
- a CDS encoding alkane 1-monooxygenase — protein MSVEVSDVNVTQWRDRKRHLWLMGLIAPTALFVMLPLIWALNQAGWHAAAQVPLWIGPGLLYVLLPILDLKFGPDGENPPDEMMEQLANDKYYRYCTYVYIPFQYASVILGAYLFTAKDLSWLGFEGGLAWWAKLGVALSVGVLGGVGINTAHEMGHKKENLERWLAKITLAQTFYGHFYIEHNRGHHVRVATPEDPASARFGETFWEFLPRTVWGALKSSVELEAQRIRRLGRSPWDPRTYLKNDVLNAWLMSLVFFGILIAVFGPALIPFVLIQGIYGFSLLESVNYLEHYGLLRQKTESGRYERCAPVHSWNSDHIVTNLFLYHLQRHSDHHANPTRRYQTLRSIDGAPNLPSGYATLIGLTYIPPLWRRMMDHRVIEHYDGDITKVNVHPRVRDKVVAKYGAGVAA, from the coding sequence GTGTCAGTCGAGGTATCCGACGTCAACGTCACGCAGTGGCGGGATCGCAAGCGTCATCTGTGGCTCATGGGCCTGATCGCGCCCACGGCTCTGTTCGTGATGCTCCCGCTGATCTGGGCGCTGAACCAGGCCGGCTGGCATGCGGCGGCGCAGGTGCCGCTGTGGATCGGCCCCGGTCTGCTCTACGTGCTGCTGCCGATCCTCGATCTGAAGTTCGGGCCCGACGGGGAGAACCCGCCCGACGAGATGATGGAGCAGCTGGCGAACGACAAGTACTACCGCTACTGCACCTACGTCTACATCCCCTTCCAGTACGCCAGCGTCATCCTCGGTGCGTACCTGTTCACCGCCAAGGACCTGAGCTGGCTCGGCTTCGAGGGCGGGCTGGCGTGGTGGGCCAAGCTCGGCGTCGCGCTGTCGGTCGGTGTGCTGGGTGGCGTCGGTATCAACACCGCGCACGAGATGGGGCACAAGAAGGAGAACCTGGAGCGCTGGCTGGCGAAGATCACGCTGGCGCAGACGTTCTACGGCCACTTCTACATCGAGCACAACCGCGGCCACCACGTCCGCGTCGCCACCCCGGAGGACCCCGCCTCGGCCCGATTCGGTGAGACCTTCTGGGAGTTCCTGCCGCGCACGGTGTGGGGCGCCCTGAAGTCGTCCGTCGAGCTGGAGGCCCAGCGCATCCGTCGCCTCGGACGCAGCCCGTGGGACCCCCGCACCTACCTCAAGAACGATGTCCTCAACGCGTGGCTCATGTCGCTGGTGTTCTTCGGCATCCTGATCGCGGTGTTCGGCCCGGCGCTCATCCCGTTCGTTCTCATCCAGGGCATCTACGGATTCAGCCTGCTGGAGTCGGTGAACTACCTCGAGCACTACGGCCTGCTGCGGCAGAAGACCGAGAGTGGCCGCTACGAGCGCTGCGCCCCGGTGCACAGCTGGAACTCCGATCACATCGTCACCAACCTGTTCCTGTACCACCTGCAGCGCCACAGTGACCACCACGCCAACCCGACGCGGCGCTACCAGACACTGCGCAGCATCGACGGGGCCCCGAACCTGCCCAGCGGCTACGCCACCCTGATCGGTCTGACCTACATCCCGCCGCTGTGGCGCCGGATGATGGACCACCGGGTCATCGAGCACTACGACGGCGACATCACCAAGGTGAACGTCCACCCGCGGGTGCGGGACAAGGTGGTGGCCAAGTACGGGGCGGGGGTGGCCGCATGA
- the mtrB gene encoding MtrAB system histidine kinase MtrB: MIWGSRRRIRGGFGSGAFVRGLGAVGRVVGYAWRRSLQLRVVSLTLGLSLAVILVLGFVLTSQITDRILEAKVRAGTEEIDHARTTVSGIVGGEETRSLNSSLQLARNTLIDRKVDSGSRLAGAFDAVLVVPGDGPRAATSAGPVGEIPNSLRDFVKAGQVSYQYATVHTDGFSGPALIVGSPTSSQVTNLELYLIFPLSNEESTIALVRGTMATGGIVLLGLLAAIALLVARQIVLPVRSASRIAERFAEGHLTERMPVRGEDDMARLAVSFNDMAESLHKQITQLEEFGNLQRRFTSDVSHELRTPLTTVRMAADLIYDHSEELDPALRRSTELMVNELDRFETLLADLLEISRHDAGVAELSVESVDLRDTVRSALENVGHLADDANIKLAVHLPGEAVIAEVDPRRVERILRNLIANAIDHAEKKPVQIKMAADVDTVAVTVRDFGVGLRPGEEKMVFSRFWRSDPSRVRRSGGTGLGLAISIEDARLHQGRLEAWGEPGHGACFRLTLPLVRGHKVTTSPLPLKPTGPKSVTALSSGELPAGEPS; encoded by the coding sequence GTGATCTGGGGATCCCGGCGCCGCATCCGTGGCGGTTTCGGCTCGGGCGCTTTCGTGCGCGGGCTGGGCGCCGTCGGCCGGGTGGTCGGTTACGCGTGGCGCCGCTCGCTGCAACTGCGTGTGGTGTCCCTGACGCTGGGGTTGTCGCTCGCCGTCATCCTGGTGCTGGGTTTCGTGCTGACCAGTCAGATCACCGACCGCATCCTGGAAGCCAAGGTCCGCGCCGGTACCGAGGAGATCGACCACGCCCGCACCACCGTCAGCGGCATCGTCGGCGGCGAGGAGACGCGCTCGCTGAACAGCAGTCTGCAGTTGGCGCGCAACACCCTCATCGACCGCAAGGTCGATTCGGGCTCACGCCTGGCAGGTGCGTTCGACGCCGTGCTCGTGGTCCCCGGTGACGGCCCGCGCGCGGCCACGTCGGCCGGACCGGTCGGGGAGATCCCGAACTCGCTGCGCGACTTCGTCAAAGCCGGCCAGGTCAGCTACCAGTACGCGACCGTCCACACCGACGGCTTCTCCGGTCCCGCGCTGATCGTCGGCAGCCCGACGTCGTCGCAGGTCACCAATCTCGAGCTGTACCTGATCTTTCCGCTGAGCAACGAAGAGAGCACCATCGCGCTGGTCCGCGGCACCATGGCGACCGGTGGCATCGTGCTGCTGGGTCTGCTCGCGGCCATCGCGCTGTTGGTGGCCCGGCAGATCGTGCTGCCGGTGCGGTCGGCGTCGCGCATCGCCGAGCGGTTCGCCGAGGGTCACCTCACCGAGCGCATGCCCGTACGCGGCGAGGACGACATGGCGCGCCTGGCGGTGTCGTTCAACGACATGGCCGAAAGCCTGCACAAACAGATCACCCAGCTCGAAGAGTTCGGAAACCTGCAGCGCCGCTTCACCTCTGACGTCAGCCACGAACTGCGGACGCCGCTCACCACGGTGCGCATGGCCGCGGACCTGATCTACGACCACAGCGAGGAACTCGACCCGGCGCTGCGCCGCTCGACCGAGTTGATGGTCAACGAACTCGACCGCTTCGAGACGCTGCTGGCCGATCTGCTGGAGATCTCCCGGCACGACGCCGGTGTGGCCGAGCTGTCGGTGGAGTCGGTCGACCTCCGTGACACCGTGCGGAGCGCGCTCGAGAACGTCGGGCACCTGGCCGACGACGCGAATATCAAACTCGCCGTACATCTTCCGGGCGAGGCCGTCATCGCCGAGGTGGATCCGCGCCGGGTCGAGCGGATTCTGCGCAACCTCATCGCCAACGCGATCGACCATGCCGAGAAGAAGCCCGTGCAGATCAAGATGGCCGCCGACGTGGATACCGTGGCGGTGACGGTCCGCGATTTCGGCGTGGGTCTGCGACCGGGCGAGGAGAAGATGGTGTTCAGCCGGTTCTGGCGGTCCGACCCTTCGCGGGTTCGTCGCTCCGGCGGCACGGGCCTGGGCCTGGCCATCAGCATCGAGGACGCCCGCCTGCACCAGGGCCGGCTGGAGGCCTGGGGTGAGCCCGGTCACGGCGCCTGCTTCCGGCTTACGCTGCCGCTGGTGCGTGGCCACAAGGTGACGACCAGCCCGCTGCCGCTCAAACCCACTGGGCCCAAATCGGTTACGGCCCTCTCGTCTGGGGAGCTGCCGGCGGGGGAGCCGTCATGA
- a CDS encoding CocE/NonD family hydrolase, which translates to MFTVVLALLAACGADRPPGSMFPAATGRGPCAVDAERDVGATMRDGVVLRADVYRPRTSDPVPVLLMRTQYGKSGAQASPNRYQPPDWFASHCYLVVVQDVRGQGSSGGVFSEFTNDMADGYDTVEWAAGLPGANGKVAMYGSSYVGATQWLAAVSAPPHLVTIAPANTASDYYDGWTYEGGEFRLAFVQPWAIETIALGAAENRRDAEAERLLRDAGADPTRWLNFRPQQDLPPMQPHNPAVAPWYFDWVRHNTRDAFWQQLSIRDRYPAVRIPVLHFEGWYDAFLAGGVENFAGMVAHGGNDFARANQRLVIGPWDHVAWGRPDSEPAPMLKDIGPVGSSPINELMLAWFDHFLKGINNGVAGKPRVDYFTMGANTWKTATNWPLPQTQWINYYLSGAGGIADRAGKLLPVLPGPQPPDAYTYDPLNPAPSLGGHSCCSAKSGPQGPYDQTPVEQRSDVLVYTGDPVAHDTEITGPSSVTLWAQSSAVDTDFTAKLVVVKPDGTAINLNNGIVRASFRDSLSAPTPIVPGQPYQYHIQIWPTSYQLSAGDRVRVEISSSDYPQFSPNPNTGAPFGRDAATVVATQTILHDPAHPSSITLPVIAN; encoded by the coding sequence GTGTTCACGGTGGTGCTGGCCCTGTTGGCTGCCTGTGGTGCGGACCGCCCACCCGGTTCGATGTTCCCTGCGGCGACCGGCCGGGGGCCGTGTGCGGTTGATGCCGAACGTGACGTTGGCGCCACCATGCGAGACGGGGTCGTGCTGCGCGCTGATGTCTACCGTCCGCGGACCTCTGACCCTGTGCCGGTGCTGCTCATGCGCACGCAGTACGGCAAGTCCGGGGCGCAGGCGTCGCCCAACCGGTACCAGCCGCCGGATTGGTTCGCCTCGCACTGCTATCTCGTTGTCGTTCAGGATGTTCGGGGCCAGGGGAGTTCCGGCGGCGTGTTCAGCGAGTTCACCAACGACATGGCCGACGGCTACGACACCGTCGAGTGGGCCGCCGGCCTGCCGGGGGCGAACGGCAAGGTCGCCATGTACGGATCGTCGTATGTCGGTGCGACGCAATGGCTTGCGGCGGTATCCGCCCCGCCGCATCTGGTCACGATCGCGCCGGCCAACACGGCGTCCGACTACTACGACGGCTGGACCTATGAGGGTGGTGAATTCCGGCTGGCGTTCGTGCAGCCGTGGGCCATCGAGACGATCGCGCTCGGTGCCGCCGAGAACCGCCGGGACGCTGAAGCGGAGCGGCTGTTGCGGGACGCTGGAGCCGACCCGACGCGGTGGCTGAATTTCCGCCCGCAACAGGACCTTCCGCCGATGCAGCCGCACAATCCGGCGGTGGCGCCCTGGTACTTCGACTGGGTCCGGCACAACACTCGCGACGCGTTCTGGCAGCAGCTCAGCATCCGGGACCGGTATCCGGCGGTACGGATTCCGGTGCTGCACTTCGAGGGTTGGTATGACGCCTTCCTGGCCGGCGGTGTCGAGAACTTCGCCGGGATGGTGGCCCACGGCGGCAACGACTTTGCGCGCGCGAACCAGCGTTTGGTGATCGGGCCCTGGGATCACGTCGCGTGGGGGCGCCCTGATTCCGAGCCCGCGCCGATGCTCAAAGACATTGGGCCGGTGGGCAGCAGCCCCATCAACGAGCTGATGCTGGCCTGGTTCGACCACTTCTTGAAGGGCATCAACAACGGTGTGGCCGGCAAGCCGCGCGTCGACTACTTCACCATGGGTGCCAACACCTGGAAGACGGCCACCAACTGGCCACTGCCGCAGACGCAATGGATCAACTACTACCTGTCCGGCGCCGGCGGCATCGCCGACCGTGCCGGGAAGCTGCTGCCGGTGCTGCCCGGACCGCAGCCGCCCGACGCCTACACCTACGACCCGTTGAATCCGGCGCCGAGCCTCGGCGGGCACTCATGTTGCAGTGCGAAATCCGGTCCGCAGGGTCCCTATGACCAGACACCTGTGGAGCAGCGCTCCGATGTGCTGGTCTACACGGGCGACCCGGTGGCTCACGACACCGAGATCACCGGCCCGTCCAGCGTCACGCTGTGGGCCCAATCCTCTGCGGTGGATACAGATTTCACGGCCAAGCTGGTGGTGGTCAAGCCCGACGGGACGGCCATCAACCTCAACAACGGGATCGTCCGGGCATCGTTCCGGGATTCGCTGTCGGCGCCGACGCCGATCGTGCCCGGCCAGCCTTACCAGTACCACATCCAAATCTGGCCCACCAGTTACCAACTCAGTGCGGGGGACCGGGTGCGGGTGGAGATCTCCAGCAGCGACTACCCGCAATTCTCGCCGAATCCGAATACCGGCGCCCCGTTCGGGCGCGACGCGGCGACCGTGGTGGCGACGCAGACCATCCTCCATGATCCGGCGCATCCGTCATCGATCACGTTGCCGGTGATCGCGAACTGA
- the alkX gene encoding TetR family transcriptional regulator AlkX has translation MTAAAAVPDGPEVPRPAAPRVPYAEASRVLLRHSILDGMRELLLAKDWSSITLSDVARAAGISRQTIYNEFGSRQGLAEGYAMRLADRLVDAVEHAIYANVGDIHAAFLQGFRMFFTESASDPLVISLLTGVAKPDLLQIITTDSAPIISHCSQRLTEAFRGSWVQISDEDAGVLARAIVRLAISYVSMPPEADHDVAADLARLMTPFADRYGSRDTP, from the coding sequence GTGACCGCCGCGGCCGCAGTACCGGACGGACCCGAGGTGCCGCGCCCCGCGGCACCTCGGGTGCCGTACGCCGAGGCCTCGCGGGTCCTGCTGCGGCACTCGATCCTGGACGGCATGCGAGAGCTGTTGCTGGCCAAGGACTGGTCGTCGATCACGCTGTCGGATGTCGCCCGCGCTGCGGGGATCAGCCGGCAGACCATCTACAACGAATTCGGTTCACGGCAGGGGCTGGCCGAGGGCTACGCGATGCGTCTCGCCGACCGCCTGGTCGACGCTGTCGAGCACGCCATCTACGCCAACGTCGGTGACATTCACGCGGCGTTCCTGCAGGGCTTCCGGATGTTCTTCACCGAGTCGGCGTCCGACCCGCTTGTCATCTCGTTGCTGACCGGTGTCGCGAAGCCGGACCTGCTGCAGATCATCACCACCGACAGCGCGCCGATCATCTCGCACTGCTCGCAGCGCCTCACGGAGGCTTTCCGCGGCAGTTGGGTGCAGATTTCCGACGAGGATGCCGGGGTGCTGGCTCGCGCGATCGTCCGGCTGGCGATCAGTTACGTGTCAATGCCGCCGGAAGCGGACCACGATGTGGCCGCTGACCTGGCCCGGCTCATGACGCCGTTCGCCGACCGTTACGGTAGTAGAGATACCCCGTAG